One window of the Nitrospiraceae bacterium genome contains the following:
- a CDS encoding molybdopterin-dependent oxidoreductase, whose amino-acid sequence MGNFTQTLMSRRRFLQLGGTLAVAPLFLATHSAGAGMWSQLFGSTKRTTSPITSNDEFYITSYRTPPFVPADRWALTIRGTVISPFTLTYRDLLAQPAITEIVTLECVGNGVAGEAIGTAEWQGVRLKALLDKARVTSHTQDVVFHAADGYSDSLPMERAMMDDIMVAYRMNGVPLPLGHGFPARMIVPGHYGMKHVQWLTGIELVPSDYKGYYQRKDWSDEAIVKTKSWITDPQTGDTLPAKNLFTMQGFAFAGSRGIRQVDISTDGGASWAAATLAPSLSAYSWVMWSYPWEPQKPGDCHILARATDGTGEQQSSQEDPPFPDGASGLQEVIVSII is encoded by the coding sequence ATGGGAAACTTCACCCAGACATTGATGTCCCGCCGCCGGTTCCTGCAATTAGGCGGGACCCTGGCCGTGGCTCCCTTATTCTTGGCCACCCATTCGGCCGGGGCCGGCATGTGGAGCCAACTATTTGGTTCCACCAAACGCACCACAAGTCCCATCACCTCCAATGATGAATTTTATATCACGTCTTACCGTACTCCTCCCTTTGTACCTGCTGATCGATGGGCGCTGACAATTCGAGGAACGGTCATATCCCCGTTTACCCTTACCTACCGGGACCTGCTCGCCCAACCGGCGATCACAGAAATCGTCACGTTGGAATGTGTCGGCAATGGGGTCGCGGGAGAAGCGATCGGCACGGCTGAATGGCAGGGAGTCCGGCTCAAAGCGCTCTTGGATAAGGCCAGGGTCACCTCACACACTCAAGACGTGGTCTTTCACGCCGCCGATGGATACTCCGACAGCCTCCCCATGGAACGGGCCATGATGGATGACATCATGGTTGCCTATCGCATGAACGGGGTGCCCCTGCCTTTGGGACATGGATTTCCAGCCAGAATGATTGTACCTGGGCATTACGGCATGAAGCATGTCCAGTGGCTCACGGGAATCGAGCTCGTGCCCTCGGATTACAAAGGCTATTATCAACGTAAAGACTGGTCGGATGAGGCCATCGTCAAAACCAAGTCCTGGATCACGGATCCGCAAACCGGAGATACCTTGCCCGCCAAAAACCTATTCACCATGCAGGGCTTTGCTTTTGCCGGATCCCGGGGGATTCGGCAGGTGGACATCAGCACCGACGGAGGGGCATCCTGGGCGGCCGCGACCCTGGCCCCGTCACTTTCTGCCTACTCATGGGTTATGTGGAGTTATCCATGGGAACCGCAAAAACCCGGTGACTGCCACATTTTGGCTCGAGCGACTGATGGAACAGGGGAACAACAATCGTCGCAGGAAGATCCGCCATTTCCCGACGGAGCGTCGGGATTGCAAGAGGTAATCGTTTCAATAATCTAA
- the corA gene encoding magnesium/cobalt transporter CorA, with protein MKGHRKKRSSKSGLPPGTPVHIGEQKLEEMSLTALTYSEQAFHEIRTHRVEEVLPLANTAEHVWITVQGIHHIEGLQQLGAAFGLHPLVMEDIVNTHQRPKIEDYGEYLFLVMKAVSRSDPAQSLMVEQISLIVGKNFVLCFLEGKDDPFGDLRGRLRNEKGRLRKMGCDYLTYAHLDTIVDQYFPLLEQLGEDIEQLEERLITQADREALRRLHSFKHEMILLRRAIWPLREVLSHLERGDSTLIHSSTHIYLRDVYDHAIQLIETTETYRDMLAGMMDIYLTSLSNRLNETMKVLTVIATIFIPLTFIVGIYGMNFEVMPELEWPWGYPLVMSLMLVLAIGMLWAFRKKHWI; from the coding sequence ATGAAAGGGCACCGAAAAAAACGATCCAGTAAATCCGGACTGCCGCCCGGGACACCGGTGCATATTGGTGAGCAGAAACTCGAGGAGATGTCCCTGACGGCGTTGACCTACTCAGAGCAGGCATTTCACGAAATTCGAACCCATCGAGTGGAAGAGGTCCTGCCGCTGGCAAACACTGCAGAACATGTCTGGATCACCGTTCAGGGCATCCACCACATCGAAGGGCTTCAGCAATTGGGTGCAGCCTTCGGACTGCATCCTTTGGTCATGGAAGATATCGTCAATACCCATCAGCGACCAAAAATTGAAGACTATGGCGAGTATCTATTTTTAGTCATGAAGGCCGTGTCGAGGAGTGACCCTGCTCAGTCACTTATGGTTGAACAGATCAGCCTGATTGTGGGAAAGAATTTTGTGTTGTGTTTCCTCGAAGGGAAGGACGACCCTTTTGGCGATCTCCGGGGACGTCTGCGCAATGAGAAAGGCCGTTTGCGAAAAATGGGGTGTGATTATCTCACTTATGCCCATCTTGACACGATCGTGGATCAATACTTTCCTTTATTGGAACAGTTGGGTGAGGATATTGAACAGCTTGAAGAACGACTTATCACGCAGGCAGATCGGGAAGCGCTGAGGAGGTTGCATTCCTTTAAACATGAGATGATTCTCCTTCGTCGAGCTATTTGGCCGCTTCGGGAGGTGCTCAGTCATTTGGAACGAGGCGACTCAACGCTGATTCATTCGTCCACGCATATTTATCTTCGGGATGTGTACGATCACGCCATCCAGTTGATCGAGACCACCGAAACCTATCGTGATATGCTGGCGGGAATGATGGATATTTATCTCACCAGTTTAAGTAATAGGCTGAATGAAACCATGAAGGTGCTGACCGTGATCGCGACCATTTTTATTCCATTGACGTTTATCGTGGGGATCTATGGGATGAATTTTGAAGTGATGCCGGAATTGGAGTGGCCCTGGGGCTATCCGCTTGTGATGAGCCTCATGCTCGTTCTTGCGATCGGCATGTTGTGGGCTTTTCGAAAGAAGCATTGGATTTAA
- a CDS encoding multidrug efflux SMR transporter, with translation MTYLYLFMAIVAEVIATSSLKAADGFTKLGPSLLVVIGYFAAFFLLSLVLRSMTVGIAYAIWSGVGIVLLALVGAVAFREIPDTPAVIGMGLIIAGVIVIHAFSQTVRV, from the coding sequence ATGACCTATTTGTATTTGTTTATGGCTATTGTGGCAGAAGTGATTGCAACCAGTTCACTCAAGGCCGCCGACGGTTTCACCAAATTAGGCCCAAGCCTTTTAGTGGTCATTGGATATTTCGCGGCATTTTTTCTGTTAAGTCTCGTGTTGAGAAGTATGACGGTCGGCATTGCCTATGCTATTTGGTCGGGGGTCGGCATCGTTCTCCTGGCGCTCGTAGGTGCAGTCGCTTTTCGGGAAATTCCAGACACGCCGGCAGTCATTGGAATGGGATTGATCATCGCCGGCGTGATTGTCATTCATGCCTTTTCCCAAACCGTTCGGGTATAG
- a CDS encoding response regulator transcription factor translates to MNAEAETLSRQIMGDAYDAEARGVWPADVLELCESLRTLLANPENQLVEGQHELRRVTGDVKSPVLLRGFPLAAHTEKDEACMLIIMEKIGRERRMVSTQAKEQYRLTSREVEIVKYISEGWTNKEIARHLEISEHTVKEHVRHLLKKTKTTTRTGILAQIFQDT, encoded by the coding sequence ATGAATGCCGAAGCAGAGACCTTAAGTCGCCAAATCATGGGAGATGCCTATGATGCCGAGGCGCGAGGTGTCTGGCCTGCCGATGTCTTGGAGTTATGTGAATCCCTTCGGACACTATTAGCCAATCCCGAGAACCAGTTGGTGGAGGGCCAGCATGAGTTGAGACGAGTGACAGGTGATGTGAAATCGCCTGTATTACTCAGGGGTTTTCCATTGGCGGCCCATACCGAAAAAGATGAAGCCTGTATGCTTATCATTATGGAGAAAATCGGACGTGAACGGCGGATGGTGTCTACCCAGGCTAAGGAGCAGTATCGGTTGACCAGTCGGGAAGTAGAAATTGTGAAATATATCAGTGAGGGATGGACCAATAAGGAAATTGCTCGACATTTGGAGATTAGTGAACATACGGTCAAAGAACATGTTCGCCATCTTCTCAAGAAAACGAAAACCACTACTCGAACGGGCATCCTTGCCCAAATCTTTCAGGATACTTAA
- a CDS encoding sigma-70 family RNA polymerase sigma factor produces MNWYSGSLLRLAMSYVPSRAVAEEVVQETWMGVFEGIHRFESRSSFKTWLFRILTNRAKTRGIRESRYEPSGLSTASPDADEGPSLEESLFVAEGSRMGHWKDPPHDWEPDTPERVLLSKECRAAIKTAIENLPAMQRQVMTLRDIEGVSSEEVCNILEISETNQRVLLHRARTRVRRELNPYVHGKNT; encoded by the coding sequence ATGAATTGGTATTCCGGTTCGTTATTGCGGTTAGCCATGTCCTATGTCCCAAGCCGGGCTGTAGCCGAAGAAGTCGTCCAGGAAACCTGGATGGGGGTATTTGAAGGCATTCATCGGTTTGAGAGCCGGTCATCCTTTAAAACCTGGCTTTTCCGGATTTTGACGAATCGGGCCAAAACACGAGGAATACGAGAGAGTCGCTATGAGCCGTCCGGGCTGAGCACGGCTTCTCCGGATGCCGATGAGGGGCCTTCTTTGGAAGAATCGCTTTTCGTGGCAGAAGGGTCCAGAATGGGGCATTGGAAAGATCCACCTCACGACTGGGAACCGGATACGCCTGAACGGGTATTATTGTCAAAGGAATGCCGAGCAGCTATTAAAACCGCAATTGAAAACTTGCCGGCTATGCAGCGGCAGGTGATGACTTTGCGTGATATCGAGGGTGTCAGCTCTGAAGAAGTCTGTAACATCCTTGAAATCAGTGAGACCAATCAACGTGTGCTGTTACATCGGGCGCGCACCAGAGTACGCCGCGAGCTTAATCCCTATGTTCACGGAAAGAACACCTAA
- a CDS encoding zf-HC2 domain-containing protein, which produces MDTNLKYKLTRYLVGNFSCQEISQLITDYLDGALTFTERIRFQMHLGLCFACRNYLRQMKYTIATLRQLPPEPVPQHVKDELLERFRAWKQRSPQSSVNSETD; this is translated from the coding sequence ATGGATACAAATCTGAAATACAAACTTACGCGGTATTTGGTGGGAAATTTTTCCTGCCAGGAAATATCCCAACTCATCACCGATTACCTGGATGGGGCGCTGACTTTTACGGAGCGAATTCGATTTCAAATGCATTTGGGCCTGTGTTTTGCCTGCCGTAATTATTTACGTCAGATGAAATATACCATTGCGACTTTGCGCCAATTGCCTCCTGAACCCGTTCCCCAACATGTGAAAGATGAGCTGCTTGAGCGGTTTCGAGCCTGGAAACAGCGTTCCCCTCAGTCTTCCGTCAACTCTGAAACCGATTGA
- a CDS encoding thioredoxin family protein: MALKDSTMLPLGTPLPHFDLPDVRTGHMVSHESFVGKQAILVMCICRHCPYVVHVQEELAKLGRDYQRKNVGIVAISSNDSKRYPQDSPARLKEMAEELDFRFPYCYDESQKVAKALTAACTPDFFVFNEEGKLVYRGQLDDSRPGNGKPVTGRDLRMALEAVLNKKPVSVVQKPSAGCSIKWKPGNEPDY, encoded by the coding sequence ATGGCCTTGAAAGATTCGACGATGCTCCCGCTGGGGACACCCTTGCCTCACTTTGACCTACCGGATGTTCGGACTGGTCATATGGTGTCCCATGAAAGTTTTGTCGGCAAACAGGCCATTTTGGTGATGTGTATTTGTCGACATTGCCCTTATGTCGTTCATGTGCAAGAGGAATTAGCCAAACTCGGTCGAGATTATCAAAGGAAAAATGTTGGCATTGTGGCGATCAGTAGTAATGATTCGAAACGTTACCCTCAGGATTCTCCTGCAAGACTGAAGGAAATGGCGGAGGAATTGGATTTTCGTTTTCCCTATTGTTATGACGAATCTCAAAAGGTGGCGAAGGCCTTGACTGCGGCTTGTACGCCGGATTTTTTTGTGTTTAATGAAGAAGGCAAACTGGTGTATCGGGGACAATTGGATGATAGCCGACCGGGAAACGGGAAGCCCGTGACCGGCCGGGATTTACGAATGGCGCTGGAGGCCGTTCTGAATAAGAAACCTGTTTCCGTGGTGCAAAAGCCGAGTGCGGGCTGCAGTATTAAATGGAAGCCCGGGAATGAGCCGGATTACTGA
- a CDS encoding DUF3047 domain-containing protein, which yields MTHSNPVISASPDHLVVGNFSMATPGEPFPQGWKPLTFDNIPEQTLYDLVKDEQQVVMKAISRQSSSGLTREISIDPKEYPVISWRWKIENILQKGDVTKKSGDDYPARLYITFQYDSSRVGFFEKAKFETIKLLYGQYPPIGAVNYIWESKSPIGTMVPNPYTDRVYMFVTESGSAKLNQWVSEERNIYEDYKKAFGEDPPTISGVAIMTDTDNTKESAIAYYGDIVFKKTAKE from the coding sequence ATGACCCATTCGAACCCGGTCATCTCCGCAAGCCCCGATCACCTCGTCGTCGGCAACTTCTCCATGGCTACTCCGGGAGAGCCATTTCCCCAAGGGTGGAAGCCGCTGACCTTTGACAACATCCCCGAACAAACCCTATATGATCTGGTCAAAGACGAACAGCAGGTCGTGATGAAGGCTATCAGTCGTCAATCATCCTCCGGCCTGACACGGGAGATCTCGATTGACCCCAAGGAATATCCCGTGATTTCATGGCGATGGAAAATCGAAAATATTCTTCAGAAAGGGGATGTCACGAAAAAATCAGGAGATGACTATCCGGCACGCCTCTACATTACCTTCCAGTATGACAGCAGTCGAGTCGGGTTTTTTGAAAAGGCAAAATTTGAAACCATCAAATTGCTTTATGGGCAATATCCCCCTATTGGAGCTGTCAATTATATTTGGGAAAGCAAAAGCCCCATTGGCACGATGGTTCCCAATCCTTATACCGATCGGGTCTACATGTTCGTCACGGAAAGCGGAAGTGCCAAATTGAATCAATGGGTAAGCGAGGAACGTAATATCTATGAAGATTATAAAAAAGCCTTCGGAGAAGATCCCCCAACCATCTCAGGAGTCGCCATTATGACCGACACGGATAACACCAAAGAGTCGGCGATCGCCTATTACGGGGATATTGTGTTTAAAAAAACGGCAAAGGAATAA
- a CDS encoding mercuric reductase has product MDTPQSPAHSGLVLPQDHYNHELVNNVHPPQWRNPTPSGRYNLVIIGAGTAGLVTAAIASALGAKVALIERHLMGGDCLNVGCVPSKGVIRAAKAWHAVREAEQFGIHISGEVKQDFGAAMARMRKLRARISHVDSAHRYAKLGVDVFIGNGRFTSSSTIDVDGTTLQFAKAVICTGARATAPSIPGLADTEYLTNETIFSLTELPPRLGVIGAGPIGCELAQSFARFGSQVFLVDAMHGILHKEDRDAADIVEQSIVRDGVQLLCCGKDLNIQSANGAKHLVVHSHGTQYDIPVDAILVGVGRSPNIEGLELGAVGVEFDKTGVKVNHRLQTSNPRIFAAGDICSPFKFTHTADAQAQIVIQNALFPHPFGFGYGSTEHLVIPWATYTQPEIAHVGLYEQDAKDRNIPIDTFTFPLNEVDRAILDGEDQGFARVHVKKGTDTIVGATIVAAHAGDIISEFTLAMKGGLGLNTIAGTIHPYPTQAEVVKKSANAWRKTTLTEGKKHFLRKLFAWTR; this is encoded by the coding sequence ATGGACACCCCACAATCACCAGCCCATAGCGGTTTAGTTCTTCCCCAGGACCACTACAACCACGAGTTGGTCAACAATGTGCATCCGCCCCAGTGGCGCAATCCTACGCCATCCGGACGATATAACCTCGTCATCATCGGAGCCGGCACTGCCGGGTTGGTCACCGCTGCAATTGCGTCAGCTCTCGGAGCCAAAGTCGCGTTAATTGAACGACACCTGATGGGCGGAGACTGCCTGAACGTAGGATGTGTGCCCTCCAAAGGCGTCATACGGGCCGCTAAAGCCTGGCATGCCGTCAGGGAAGCCGAGCAATTCGGTATACATATTTCCGGTGAGGTCAAGCAGGATTTCGGTGCAGCCATGGCCCGCATGCGAAAACTCAGGGCCCGGATCAGTCATGTCGACTCAGCTCATCGCTATGCCAAGCTTGGCGTGGATGTCTTTATCGGGAACGGGAGATTCACCAGCTCAAGCACCATCGATGTGGATGGAACGACACTGCAATTTGCCAAAGCGGTCATCTGCACAGGAGCCCGCGCCACCGCCCCATCGATTCCAGGTTTGGCAGACACCGAATATCTTACCAATGAAACCATTTTTTCTCTGACGGAGCTTCCACCGAGGTTGGGGGTCATCGGTGCAGGTCCCATTGGCTGTGAGTTGGCCCAATCATTTGCCCGATTCGGCAGCCAGGTATTTTTGGTCGATGCCATGCATGGGATTCTACACAAAGAAGACCGCGACGCCGCCGACATCGTGGAACAATCGATTGTACGGGACGGCGTGCAACTGCTTTGTTGCGGCAAGGACCTGAATATTCAGTCAGCCAATGGCGCCAAGCACCTTGTAGTTCATTCACATGGCACCCAGTATGACATCCCGGTTGACGCAATTCTGGTTGGGGTCGGCCGCAGTCCCAACATTGAGGGCTTGGAACTGGGGGCCGTTGGGGTCGAATTTGACAAAACCGGAGTCAAAGTCAACCACCGGCTTCAAACCAGCAACCCCAGGATTTTTGCGGCAGGAGATATTTGCTCCCCATTCAAGTTCACCCACACGGCTGATGCACAAGCACAGATTGTCATTCAGAACGCTTTGTTTCCTCATCCGTTCGGCTTCGGGTACGGCAGCACGGAACACCTAGTCATTCCCTGGGCGACCTATACCCAACCGGAAATTGCCCATGTCGGTCTATATGAACAGGATGCAAAGGATAGGAACATCCCGATCGACACCTTCACCTTTCCTCTCAATGAGGTCGATCGGGCTATTCTTGATGGAGAAGACCAAGGCTTTGCCAGAGTACATGTAAAAAAAGGGACCGATACAATAGTCGGAGCCACCATCGTAGCCGCCCATGCGGGCGATATCATTAGTGAATTCACGTTGGCCATGAAGGGAGGCCTGGGTCTCAACACCATCGCCGGCACCATTCACCCCTACCCGACCCAAGCAGAAGTCGTCAAAAAGTCGGCAAATGCCTGGCGAAAAACCACACTGACCGAAGGAAAAAAACATTTCCTCCGGAAACTTTTTGCATGGACACGGTAA
- a CDS encoding TVP38/TMEM64 family protein has translation MSHSSTTPADSPNPLIGKILIGCILIAGIGSFFYFDLGHYLSLESLKENRDTLLAYTASHYEIAAAVFILVYILQTAFSLPGGAILTLTGGFLFGSLMGTLFVNIGATAGATLAFLAARYLLHDWVEHKFGDRLGTIQEGFANNAFNYLMTLRLIPAFPFFLVNLVSGLTRVNLGTYVLATSIGIIPGSFVFAFAGRQLGTINSLSEIASPPVLLAFTLLGLLALMPVAYQKWKKTQSGIINPKS, from the coding sequence ATGTCCCATTCGTCTACCACCCCAGCCGACTCACCCAATCCATTGATTGGCAAGATACTCATCGGGTGTATTCTGATAGCGGGCATCGGTTCATTTTTCTATTTTGATCTTGGGCACTACCTCTCGCTCGAGTCATTAAAGGAAAATCGAGACACTTTATTAGCCTACACCGCTTCGCATTATGAAATCGCAGCGGCAGTATTTATTCTCGTCTATATTCTCCAAACAGCCTTCTCACTTCCCGGCGGCGCGATCCTCACGTTGACAGGGGGATTCTTATTTGGAAGCCTGATGGGGACTCTATTCGTCAATATCGGAGCCACCGCCGGAGCCACGCTCGCCTTTTTGGCCGCCCGCTATCTGTTGCACGATTGGGTGGAGCACAAATTTGGCGACCGGCTTGGAACCATCCAAGAAGGATTTGCCAACAATGCATTTAATTATCTCATGACGCTTCGACTTATTCCGGCCTTTCCATTTTTTCTTGTGAACCTGGTCTCGGGGCTCACTCGTGTCAATCTCGGCACCTATGTGCTGGCGACGTCCATTGGCATTATTCCCGGCAGTTTTGTTTTTGCCTTTGCGGGCCGCCAATTGGGCACAATCAATTCCTTGAGCGAAATTGCCAGCCCACCGGTCTTACTCGCCTTTACGCTCCTTGGCTTGTTAGCCCTCATGCCGGTGGCCTATCAGAAATGGAAGAAGACTCAAAGCGGAATCATCAATCCTAAATCGTAA
- a CDS encoding dihydrolipoyl dehydrogenase has protein sequence MTYSHDLIIIGGGSAGYAAARTAQAEGADVGIVDQGPLGGLCILRGCMPTKAILRSSDLAALIRRAPEFGLHSTNLQVNLAAIIERKNRLIKEFAKDRIQALQHPRFALYQEHAHFVSPTTIQAGPHRLSAKAYIIATGSVVSYIPIPGLEEAGYLTSDEALELETLPESMIVLGGGPVALELAQFFSRIGVVVTLIQRSAHILSGSDEDLVRPVEAHLQAEGMKIYTNTQIQYVDRSKGQKTLHFLHQGQKKEVTATSILQALGRRPNIDGLNLEAAQVAHQTNAILVNKDMRTSQPHIFAIGDVNGGYEIVHIAIEEGEIAGWNAVHPNLPPKHFSDRLKTQVVFTDPQVASVGLSERECLDRQLPYLVASYPFNDHGKSLCLGETYGHVKVLCHPQSGEILGGHIVGPEASELIHELIAIMYFRGTVHDLLRIPHYHPTLAEILTYPAEELIGKLPRM, from the coding sequence ATGACCTATTCTCATGACCTCATCATTATTGGAGGGGGATCGGCAGGCTATGCGGCCGCTCGCACAGCCCAAGCGGAAGGAGCCGATGTCGGCATCGTCGATCAGGGTCCGTTAGGAGGTCTCTGCATCTTACGAGGATGCATGCCCACCAAAGCCATTCTCCGCTCCTCCGATCTCGCAGCGCTAATCCGTCGAGCTCCGGAATTCGGGCTTCACTCAACGAACCTTCAGGTGAACCTCGCAGCCATCATTGAGCGAAAAAACCGGTTAATCAAGGAATTTGCTAAAGATCGCATTCAAGCACTCCAGCACCCTCGATTTGCCCTCTACCAGGAACATGCACATTTTGTTTCGCCAACGACCATCCAAGCCGGCCCACACCGGCTATCCGCAAAGGCTTACATCATCGCCACCGGATCTGTGGTGTCATACATTCCCATTCCAGGATTGGAAGAAGCCGGATACCTTACCAGCGATGAGGCATTGGAACTGGAAACGCTTCCTGAATCGATGATTGTGCTGGGCGGCGGGCCGGTCGCATTGGAACTCGCCCAATTTTTTTCCCGTATCGGAGTCGTGGTAACCCTGATTCAACGAAGCGCCCACATTCTCTCGGGCTCGGATGAAGACCTTGTTCGGCCGGTTGAAGCACACCTTCAGGCCGAAGGCATGAAAATATATACCAACACTCAAATCCAATATGTCGATAGGTCAAAAGGCCAGAAAACGCTTCACTTCCTCCATCAAGGACAGAAGAAAGAGGTCACCGCCACCTCAATCCTCCAAGCCCTCGGCCGCCGCCCAAATATCGACGGACTTAACTTAGAAGCCGCTCAGGTAGCCCATCAAACGAATGCCATCTTAGTCAACAAGGACATGAGAACATCCCAACCACATATTTTTGCTATTGGAGATGTCAATGGCGGATATGAAATTGTCCATATTGCCATCGAAGAGGGGGAAATTGCCGGATGGAACGCCGTCCATCCCAATCTCCCTCCCAAACATTTTTCTGATCGCCTCAAAACTCAGGTCGTCTTTACCGATCCCCAGGTGGCCAGCGTGGGATTGTCCGAACGGGAATGTCTGGACCGTCAACTCCCGTATCTTGTTGCTTCCTATCCCTTTAACGATCATGGCAAGTCTCTCTGCCTGGGAGAAACGTATGGACACGTTAAAGTGCTCTGCCATCCTCAGTCCGGTGAGATTCTCGGTGGCCATATTGTCGGACCCGAAGCCTCTGAACTCATCCATGAACTGATTGCCATCATGTATTTTCGTGGCACAGTCCACGATCTTCTCCGCATACCCCATTACCATCCCACTCTCGCCGAAATTCTTACCTATCCTGCTGAGGAGCTTATTGGGAAGTTGCCGCGCATGTAA